In Planctomycetota bacterium, the following proteins share a genomic window:
- a CDS encoding putative sulfate/molybdate transporter, translating to MRIGSFEFNLRELAGSMGDFGTLLPLAIGYITVCKMDPAGLLVLMGLANIVTGLVYRLPMPIEPMKVLAVVAIAQAWTPEKVYTSALVMGAVWLLMGATGVMTYVARWTPKSVVRGIQVSLGVLLAIEGVKMISSWWLLGVIAVVIVLLLRQNRYAPAAVVLVALGIVIMLAKGQLAGVQGPAFALPPLTSVSVREIWPVLRDAGLAQIPLTATNAVIATAALIAYYWPERRVSPRRLSINMGVMNLVLPFFGGMPLCHGAGGLAGQYYFGARTGGTNLIEGLIEIALGLFLAGSIAEIFSAFPIAIVGAMMLLVGIEMAKFARDLRWNRELLPAAATVAGALAVNMAVGFAAGCALHYAIFRRPGPTEPAPG from the coding sequence ATGCGCATCGGATCCTTTGAGTTCAACCTCCGCGAGTTGGCGGGGTCCATGGGCGACTTCGGGACCCTTCTGCCGCTGGCGATCGGCTACATCACCGTCTGCAAGATGGACCCCGCGGGCCTCTTGGTCCTGATGGGCCTCGCCAACATCGTCACCGGCCTCGTGTATCGCCTCCCCATGCCCATCGAGCCGATGAAAGTCCTCGCCGTCGTCGCCATCGCACAGGCTTGGACGCCCGAGAAGGTTTACACTTCGGCCCTCGTGATGGGCGCCGTTTGGCTGCTGATGGGCGCGACCGGCGTCATGACCTACGTCGCCCGGTGGACGCCGAAGTCCGTCGTCCGCGGCATCCAGGTTTCGCTCGGCGTGCTCCTGGCCATCGAGGGCGTCAAGATGATCAGTTCCTGGTGGCTGCTCGGCGTCATTGCCGTCGTCATCGTGCTTCTGCTCCGGCAGAACCGCTACGCCCCGGCCGCCGTTGTTCTGGTGGCGCTGGGCATCGTGATCATGCTTGCGAAGGGCCAGTTGGCGGGCGTCCAGGGCCCTGCGTTCGCCCTGCCGCCGCTGACCTCGGTTTCCGTGCGCGAGATTTGGCCTGTGCTGCGGGATGCCGGCCTCGCACAGATTCCCCTGACGGCCACAAATGCCGTCATCGCCACTGCGGCCCTGATCGCGTACTACTGGCCCGAGCGCCGCGTTTCGCCCCGCCGACTTTCGATCAACATGGGCGTGATGAACCTGGTGCTGCCTTTCTTCGGCGGGATGCCTCTGTGCCACGGCGCCGGCGGACTGGCCGGCCAATACTACTTCGGCGCGCGGACCGGAGGCACCAACCTCATCGAAGGACTTATCGAGATCGCCCTTGGACTGTTCCTGGCCGGGAGCATTGCGGAGATCTTTTCGGCTTTCCCGATCGCCATCGTCGGCGCGATGATGCTGCTCGTCGGCATTGAAATGGCGAAGTTCGCGCGCGACCTGCGATGGAACCGCGAACTACTTCCCGCTGCCGCAACCGTGGCCGGCGCCCTGGCCGTCAACATGGCCGTCGGCTTCGCCGCAGGCTGCGCCCTCCACTACGCCATCTTCCGCCGCCCGGGGCCGACTGAGCCGGCCCCCGGATGA
- a CDS encoding histone deacetylase, which translates to MNRSRPGCDGPTAVLYDDAYKLHQTGGDHPESPERLGAILDGLARAGLDQVTRRLAPRPATEQEVAACHTEGYIRTARRDIESGAASLSTGDTLVSPDSYRVALLAAGGVLEAVDAAVAGTVKNAFCVVRPPGHHATPDRGMGFCIFNNVAIAARYAQRKHGIEKVLVVDWDVHHGNGTQEIFYADPSVFYFSTHQWPWYPGTGSPKEIGEGKGTGTTLNCPFPAGAGRKEIVEQAFRGKLLPAAERFKPDLVLISAGFDSRAGDPLGGFRLADEDFADLTLLALQVARSHAGGRLVSVLEGGYSLDGLASASAAHVQALTEA; encoded by the coding sequence GTGAACCGCTCCCGCCCAGGTTGCGACGGGCCGACCGCCGTCCTGTACGACGATGCGTACAAGTTGCACCAGACGGGCGGGGACCATCCCGAATCGCCCGAGCGCCTGGGCGCTATTCTGGACGGTCTGGCCCGCGCGGGCCTGGACCAAGTGACGCGGCGCCTCGCCCCGCGCCCCGCGACGGAGCAGGAGGTCGCCGCCTGCCACACGGAAGGCTACATCCGCACCGCCCGGCGCGATATCGAGTCGGGTGCCGCGAGCCTCTCGACGGGCGACACGCTTGTTTCGCCTGACTCCTACCGCGTCGCGCTCCTGGCGGCCGGCGGCGTGCTTGAGGCTGTCGATGCCGCCGTCGCCGGTACGGTCAAGAACGCCTTCTGCGTCGTCCGTCCGCCCGGCCATCACGCGACGCCCGACCGCGGCATGGGGTTCTGCATCTTCAACAACGTCGCCATCGCCGCCCGATACGCCCAGCGCAAGCACGGCATCGAAAAGGTCCTCGTCGTCGATTGGGACGTTCACCACGGCAACGGAACCCAGGAAATCTTCTACGCGGACCCGTCGGTCTTTTACTTCAGCACGCACCAGTGGCCGTGGTATCCCGGCACGGGGTCGCCGAAGGAAATCGGCGAAGGGAAGGGGACGGGGACGACGCTCAACTGCCCGTTCCCCGCGGGCGCGGGGCGAAAGGAAATCGTCGAGCAGGCGTTCCGGGGGAAACTTCTGCCCGCCGCCGAACGGTTCAAGCCGGACCTCGTTCTTATCTCGGCGGGGTTTGATTCGCGTGCCGGCGACCCGCTCGGCGGCTTTCGCCTCGCGGACGAGGATTTTGCCGACCTGACGCTTCTCGCGCTCCAGGTCGCCCGCTCGCACGCCGGCGGCCGGCTCGTCAGCGTCCTCGAAGGCGGCTACAGTCTCGACGGCCTCGCCTCCGCCTCCGCCGCCCACGTCCAGGCTCTGACCGAGGCGTAA
- a CDS encoding acetylxylan esterase, whose product MRILVGVALMLASQSAHAADDLSLPDPLKTLSGAAVQSAGDWQTIRRPEILELFRSNVYGRAPVGRPADLRFETRETSPDAMDGAATRKQIDILFSGPGGKGKIRLLLFVPRSAPRPAPAFLLICNQGPESIDPTRRTRSPFWPAERIVARGYAAAVFLNADADPDRPDGFKDGVHGIFDPPGVPRPPDAWGAIAAWAWAASRAMDCLQADPDIDAERVAVVGHSRGGKAALWAGAEDERFALVVSNNSGCTGAALARGRQGETVKAINDSFPHWFCDNYKRFNDRESELPVDQHLLIALAAPRLVYVASASSDDWADPPGEFLSCVYAGPVYGLFGLAGLETAVMPEPGRPLLGGHIGYHLREGRHGLTEYDWDRFMDFADRHWKRRAAP is encoded by the coding sequence ATGAGAATCCTTGTCGGAGTCGCCCTCATGCTCGCGTCGCAAAGCGCCCATGCCGCCGACGACCTCTCCCTTCCGGACCCCCTGAAGACGCTCTCGGGTGCGGCGGTGCAATCGGCCGGGGACTGGCAGACGATCCGCCGACCGGAGATCCTGGAACTGTTCCGCTCGAACGTCTACGGCCGGGCCCCCGTCGGTCGGCCGGCCGACCTGCGCTTCGAGACTCGCGAGACCTCCCCCGACGCCATGGACGGTGCGGCAACCCGAAAGCAGATTGACATCCTCTTTTCCGGGCCGGGCGGCAAGGGCAAGATCCGCCTCCTCCTGTTCGTGCCGCGCAGCGCCCCCAGGCCGGCCCCGGCGTTCCTGTTGATCTGCAATCAGGGTCCCGAGAGCATCGACCCGACCCGCCGGACCCGCTCGCCGTTCTGGCCTGCCGAACGGATCGTGGCGCGCGGCTACGCGGCTGCGGTGTTCCTCAATGCCGACGCCGACCCGGACCGGCCCGACGGGTTCAAGGACGGTGTGCATGGGATTTTCGACCCGCCTGGGGTGCCGCGGCCGCCCGACGCCTGGGGCGCCATCGCCGCCTGGGCCTGGGCCGCCAGCCGCGCCATGGACTGCCTCCAGGCCGACCCCGACATCGACGCGGAGCGGGTGGCGGTGGTCGGCCACTCGCGCGGAGGAAAGGCCGCCCTCTGGGCCGGCGCCGAGGATGAGCGGTTCGCCCTGGTCGTCAGCAACAATTCCGGCTGCACGGGCGCGGCCCTGGCGCGGGGACGACAAGGCGAGACGGTCAAGGCGATCAACGACAGCTTTCCACACTGGTTCTGCGATAACTACAAACGCTTCAATGACAGGGAAAGCGAACTGCCGGTAGACCAGCACCTGCTCATTGCGCTGGCGGCGCCTCGGCTCGTGTACGTCGCGAGCGCCAGCAGCGACGACTGGGCCGACCCACCGGGCGAGTTTCTCTCGTGCGTCTACGCGGGCCCGGTGTACGGCCTGTTCGGCTTGGCGGGCCTGGAGACGGCGGTCATGCCCGAGCCCGGCCGGCCGCTCCTGGGCGGCCACATCGGATACCACCTGCGCGAGGGCCGCCATGGCCTGACGGAGTACGACTGGGACCGCTTCATGGACTTCGCCGACCGGCACTGGAAAAGACGGGCGGCGCCGTGA
- the rnr gene encoding ribonuclease R, producing the protein MREKILTHLRSHHYRPLRLRRLAHFFDVAEEDYAEFRSLVKNLIREGEVAIGARGKLVPAERPAPPKRPAPTERPAPTKRPRERTVQGRFSLSARGFGFVEPDSPEGPTRGEDVYVGPGDTAGAVTNDTVLAQVTRKTPRGYAGKVVEILQRGQTRFVGTYLVADGRPIVRPDGGILLQDFPVPDASSAGARPKDKVVFEVLKYALSGEPGEAVIVEVLGRRGDPGVDTLTVIRQFDLADEFSEGALAEARRAAERIDEEALRSRRDLTGQTVITIDPEDARDYDDAISLLENRDGTVTLGVHIADVSHFVQEGSPLDAEARERGTSVYLPTTVIPMLPETLSNGACSLQEGRTRLTKSAFITFNREAEPVRAEFANSFIRSAKRLTYQQAQAALEGKADGLAPEVVDLLRAMDRLARSLLERRRRDGYLELDLPQVDLEFDDEGRVIAAHPEDASFTHRIIEMFMVEANEAVARELAHRGIPFIRRIHPDPDAEAAEELKHFARSVGQELRDPSDRKELQGLLNRVRGRPEAYGIHLAVLKSLRRAEYSTKPEGHFALASDAYCHFTSPIRRYPDLAVHRALDRALRGEAKQKGGGRQEGKESGDAGADLAALAVHSSQTERRAEAAERELTKIKLLEFLEAKVGEVYSGVITGVQAFGLFVEIPNLLIDGLVHISSLKDDQYAFDRKRWALVGRRKGRILRVGSCLEIRIVRVDIPRRQLDLEPVEAAEEARAPSGPAREPKKKRRAGRGRR; encoded by the coding sequence ATGCGCGAGAAGATTCTGACCCACCTCCGGTCGCACCACTATCGGCCCCTGCGATTGCGCCGCCTGGCCCACTTCTTCGACGTGGCCGAGGAGGATTACGCCGAGTTTCGCTCTCTCGTCAAGAACCTCATCCGCGAGGGCGAGGTGGCCATCGGCGCCCGCGGCAAACTCGTGCCGGCCGAACGCCCCGCCCCGCCCAAACGCCCCGCCCCGACCGAACGCCCCGCCCCGACCAAACGCCCCCGCGAACGCACCGTTCAGGGACGCTTCAGCCTGTCGGCCCGAGGGTTCGGGTTCGTCGAACCCGACTCGCCCGAGGGACCGACGCGCGGCGAGGATGTTTACGTCGGCCCCGGCGATACCGCCGGCGCCGTCACCAACGACACGGTCCTCGCCCAGGTCACCCGCAAGACGCCGCGCGGCTACGCCGGGAAAGTCGTCGAAATCCTCCAGCGCGGACAGACGCGATTCGTCGGGACGTATCTGGTGGCGGACGGCCGGCCCATCGTCCGGCCGGACGGCGGCATCCTCCTCCAGGACTTTCCCGTCCCCGACGCCTCCAGCGCCGGCGCTCGACCCAAGGACAAGGTCGTCTTCGAGGTCCTCAAATACGCCCTTTCCGGAGAGCCGGGCGAGGCCGTCATCGTCGAGGTTCTCGGCCGCCGCGGTGACCCGGGCGTCGACACCCTCACCGTCATCCGCCAGTTCGACCTCGCGGATGAGTTCTCCGAGGGCGCGCTCGCCGAGGCTCGCCGCGCCGCCGAACGCATCGACGAGGAGGCCCTCCGCAGCCGCAGGGACCTCACCGGCCAAACCGTCATCACCATCGACCCCGAGGACGCACGCGATTACGACGATGCCATCAGCCTCCTCGAGAACCGCGACGGGACCGTGACGCTCGGCGTCCACATCGCCGACGTCTCGCATTTCGTCCAGGAAGGTTCGCCCCTGGATGCCGAGGCGCGCGAGCGCGGCACGAGCGTTTATCTGCCGACGACCGTCATCCCGATGCTTCCCGAGACGCTCTCCAACGGCGCGTGCAGCCTCCAGGAAGGCCGGACGCGCCTGACGAAGAGCGCCTTCATCACCTTCAACCGCGAGGCCGAGCCCGTCCGCGCCGAGTTCGCCAACTCGTTTATCCGTAGCGCGAAACGCCTCACGTATCAGCAGGCCCAGGCCGCCCTCGAGGGCAAGGCCGACGGCCTGGCGCCGGAGGTCGTGGACCTCCTTCGGGCGATGGACCGCCTCGCCCGCAGCCTCCTGGAGCGCCGCCGACGCGACGGATACCTCGAACTCGACCTTCCGCAGGTCGACCTGGAGTTCGACGACGAAGGGCGTGTCATCGCCGCCCACCCGGAGGACGCGAGTTTCACCCATCGCATCATCGAGATGTTCATGGTCGAGGCCAACGAAGCCGTCGCGCGCGAACTGGCGCACCGAGGCATCCCCTTCATCCGCCGCATCCACCCCGACCCGGACGCGGAGGCGGCCGAAGAATTGAAACACTTTGCCCGCAGCGTCGGCCAGGAGTTGCGCGACCCCTCCGACCGCAAGGAACTCCAGGGGCTCCTCAACCGCGTTCGCGGCCGGCCGGAGGCCTACGGCATCCACCTGGCGGTCCTGAAGAGCCTTCGCCGCGCCGAATACAGCACCAAGCCCGAGGGCCACTTCGCCCTCGCATCCGACGCCTACTGCCATTTCACCTCGCCCATCCGCCGCTACCCGGACCTCGCGGTTCACCGGGCGCTGGATCGGGCTCTCCGCGGAGAAGCCAAGCAGAAGGGCGGCGGGCGCCAAGAGGGCAAGGAATCCGGCGACGCCGGCGCGGACCTCGCGGCCCTCGCCGTCCACTCCAGCCAGACCGAACGCCGCGCCGAGGCCGCCGAACGCGAACTGACGAAGATCAAACTCCTGGAGTTCCTCGAGGCGAAGGTCGGCGAAGTTTACTCCGGCGTCATCACCGGCGTCCAGGCGTTCGGATTGTTCGTCGAGATTCCGAACCTCCTCATTGACGGCCTCGTGCACATCTCCAGCCTTAAGGACGACCAGTACGCGTTCGACCGGAAGCGGTGGGCCCTCGTGGGCCGGCGCAAGGGCCGGATCCTTCGCGTCGGTTCCTGCCTGGAGATCCGCATCGTCCGCGTGGACATCCCGCGCCGCCAACTCGACCTGGAACCGGTCGAGGCAGCGGAGGAGGCTCGCGCACCATCCGGCCCGGCGCGCGAGCCTAAAAAGAAACGCCGGGCCGGCCGAGGACGCCGATGA
- a CDS encoding YlbF family regulator — translation MEEILRRAEELGRAIREHPRYKHLMEADARVRGDASAAEALKAYNGAVMKIAEKEQKRQPIEVEEKRAVERLHGAVVANEAIKAFMQAQADYAELMKKMNDAIYSQLEAPGEDTGE, via the coding sequence ATGGAAGAAATCCTCCGCCGAGCGGAAGAACTGGGTCGTGCGATCCGCGAGCATCCGCGGTACAAGCACCTCATGGAGGCGGACGCGCGCGTGCGCGGCGACGCGTCGGCGGCCGAGGCGCTCAAGGCCTATAACGGCGCCGTCATGAAGATCGCCGAGAAAGAACAGAAGCGCCAGCCGATCGAGGTCGAGGAGAAGCGGGCGGTGGAGCGGCTGCACGGCGCGGTGGTGGCGAACGAGGCGATCAAGGCGTTCATGCAGGCGCAGGCGGACTACGCGGAACTGATGAAGAAGATGAACGACGCGATTTACAGCCAACTCGAAGCGCCGGGCGAAGACACGGGGGAATAA
- a CDS encoding HEPN domain-containing protein: MKEFAATEWERACRAIGSAEQLVQTDPDSAASRAYYAAFHALTALFALRGQAFSKHSAIRAALHRDLVQAGLLGEDVGRDYDFLMELRETADYGGATQVPAEAARRALERAKKFVAAIHPLCPELGRHSEGESQAP, from the coding sequence ATGAAGGAGTTTGCGGCGACCGAATGGGAACGTGCTTGCCGGGCGATTGGGTCTGCCGAGCAATTGGTCCAGACCGATCCCGACTCGGCCGCCTCGCGGGCATACTATGCCGCTTTTCATGCCTTGACGGCCCTGTTTGCTCTGCGCGGACAGGCATTCTCAAAGCACTCGGCCATTCGTGCGGCCTTGCACCGTGACCTCGTCCAAGCCGGGTTGCTCGGCGAGGATGTGGGCCGGGACTACGACTTCCTCATGGAACTGCGCGAGACGGCAGACTACGGCGGGGCAACTCAGGTGCCGGCCGAGGCGGCAAGGCGGGCCCTGGAAAGGGCGAAAAAGTTCGTGGCGGCCATTCACCCGCTTTGCCCCGAGTTGGGTCGGCACAGCGAAGGAGAGTCGCAGGCGCCGTAG
- a CDS encoding nucleotidyltransferase domain-containing protein — protein VVLYGSEARGQPRPDSDVDVLVLLDEPLDYVRDLEAGLNALYPLSLKLGRRISAKPVSAKAYETLDCPLYRNAHREGVMA, from the coding sequence GAGTTGTCCTTTATGGGTCGGAGGCGCGCGGCCAGCCGCGGCCTGACAGCGACGTCGACGTGCTCGTGCTGCTCGACGAGCCGCTCGATTACGTCCGCGACCTGGAGGCCGGACTGAACGCGCTCTACCCGCTGTCGCTGAAACTGGGGCGGCGCATCAGCGCCAAACCCGTTTCCGCCAAGGCGTACGAGACCCTGGACTGTCCGCTGTACCGAAATGCGCACCGCGAGGGAGTGATGGCATGA